The Eubacteriaceae bacterium Marseille-Q4139 genome has a window encoding:
- a CDS encoding CoA transferase has product MAAGPLSGLKVVEYCEFVSGPFCTKMLADLGAEVIKIERPEGDEARRRGPYLHDDPNPELSGLFLYHNTNKKGVTLNLESEKGREIFKELIKEADVLVEDTRPGTMEGYGLDYSVLKELNPSLIMASITPFGQTGPYRDYKSYYLNTYHASGAGYVLPAASPNADREPIKGGGYVGESDIGVYAATGIMGAVYWRECGGTGQYIDISRQEALMCLERMNIVRYYMIGKSPSRVGVNRVRDTLVQCKDGGYIIIVLYPEKQWQGIMEALGYPEWSKEEIFSTQKLRDTHFDEVKKHLREEALKYDTEELFFKIQKAGTACAPICSAEQVYNSPQTKAREFFEEIDHPAAGKLMYPGLPYKLSTMTPKDNFGAPLLGQDNEEIYGALGYAKEDIVRLKEAGVI; this is encoded by the coding sequence ATGGCAGCAGGACCGTTGAGCGGGCTTAAAGTCGTGGAATACTGTGAATTTGTTTCCGGGCCTTTTTGCACCAAGATGCTTGCCGACCTCGGAGCCGAGGTAATTAAAATTGAAAGACCGGAAGGTGACGAAGCGCGAAGAAGAGGGCCGTATCTTCACGACGACCCGAACCCCGAGCTTTCCGGACTGTTTTTGTACCACAACACCAACAAAAAAGGCGTGACCTTGAACCTGGAATCGGAAAAAGGCCGCGAAATCTTTAAAGAACTTATTAAGGAAGCCGACGTCCTGGTGGAGGACACGCGCCCCGGCACCATGGAGGGCTACGGTCTGGATTATTCCGTCTTAAAGGAATTAAACCCGTCCTTAATCATGGCTTCCATCACGCCGTTCGGGCAGACAGGCCCCTACCGCGATTATAAATCCTATTATCTGAATACATACCATGCAAGCGGCGCCGGCTACGTGCTTCCGGCGGCATCGCCCAACGCAGACAGAGAGCCCATCAAGGGCGGCGGCTATGTGGGCGAGAGCGACATCGGCGTCTATGCGGCCACGGGAATCATGGGCGCGGTTTACTGGAGAGAGTGCGGCGGCACCGGCCAGTACATCGATATTTCCAGACAGGAAGCCCTGATGTGCTTGGAGCGCATGAACATCGTCCGTTACTACATGATCGGAAAAAGCCCGTCCCGCGTCGGCGTAAACCGTGTCCGCGATACGTTGGTACAGTGTAAAGACGGCGGCTACATCATCATTGTCCTCTACCCGGAAAAGCAGTGGCAGGGCATCATGGAGGCCCTGGGTTACCCGGAGTGGAGCAAAGAGGAAATTTTCAGCACCCAGAAACTCCGTGATACCCATTTTGATGAGGTGAAAAAGCATCTGCGGGAGGAGGCCTTAAAGTACGATACCGAGGAGCTGTTCTTTAAGATCCAGAAGGCCGGGACAGCGTGCGCACCCATCTGTTCGGCCGAGCAGGTTTATAACTCCCCGCAGACGAAGGCCAGGGAATTTTTCGAGGAAATCGACCATCCGGCGGCCGGAAAGCTCATGTATCCGGGACTTCCCTATAAGCTTTCCACCATGACTCCCAAAGACAATTTCGGCGCCCCGCTCCTTGGGCAGGACAACGAAGAAATTTACGGCGCCCTCGGCTACGCGAAGGAAGACATCGTGCGGCTTAAGGAAGCCGGAGTCATCTAA
- a CDS encoding flavodoxin family protein has protein sequence MKILVLNGSPRPSGNTAFLVDAFKKGAEEKGHQVTVVPVCQKKIAGCLACEYCHTKGNGSCIQKDDMSEVYPLLEEAEMIVLASPVYYHSFTGQLQCAINRIYALDKPKNLKKAALILSSGSDEVYGGAIYEYQNSFLDYLKLEDMGIVTAFGDQNKSPEKEQEMYQLGKSL, from the coding sequence ATGAAAATTTTAGTCTTAAACGGAAGCCCGCGTCCCAGCGGAAACACAGCATTCCTGGTTGATGCATTTAAAAAAGGCGCCGAAGAAAAAGGCCACCAGGTGACGGTCGTTCCCGTCTGTCAGAAGAAAATCGCCGGCTGTCTTGCCTGCGAATACTGCCATACGAAGGGGAACGGGAGCTGCATCCAGAAAGATGACATGAGCGAGGTCTATCCCCTTTTGGAGGAAGCCGAGATGATCGTCCTGGCGTCTCCGGTTTACTACCACAGCTTTACGGGACAGCTTCAGTGCGCCATAAACCGCATTTACGCGCTGGATAAGCCGAAGAACCTGAAAAAAGCCGCGCTGATTCTAAGCTCCGGAAGCGATGAGGTGTACGGCGGGGCCATTTACGAATACCAGAATTCCTTCCTGGATTATCTGAAGTTAGAGGACATGGGAATTGTCACTGCCTTCGGCGATCAGAACAAATCACCGGAAAAAGAACAGGAAATGTACCAGCTTGGAAAGAGCCTGTAA